The following coding sequences lie in one Macaca thibetana thibetana isolate TM-01 chromosome 18, ASM2454274v1, whole genome shotgun sequence genomic window:
- the RNF152 gene encoding E3 ubiquitin-protein ligase RNF152, which yields METLSQDSLLECQICFNYYSPRRRPKLLDCKHTCCSVCLQQMRTSQKDVRCPWCRGVTKLPPGFSVSQLPDDPEVLAVIAIPHTSEHTPVFIKLPSNGCYMLPLPISKERALLPGDMGCRLLPGSQQKSVTVVTIPAEQQPLQGGAPQEAAEEEQDRRGVVKSSTWSGVCTVILVACVLVFLLGIVLHNMSCISKRFTVISCG from the coding sequence ATGGAGACGCTGTCCCAGGACTCTCTGCTGGAATGTCAGATCTGTTTCAATTACTACAGCCCCCGGCGCAGGCCCAAGTTGCTGGACTGCAAGCACACCTGCTGTTCAGTGTGCCTCCAGCAGATGAGGACCAGCCAGAAGGACGTGCGGTGCCCCTGGTGCCGCGGTGTCACCAAGCTGCCCCCCGGCTTCTCCGTGTCGCAGCTCCCCGATGACCCGGAGGTCCTGGCTGTCATCGCCATTCCACACACTTCCGAACACACCCCGGTCTTCATCAAACTTCCCAGCAATGGGTGCTACATGCTGCCCCTGCCCATCTCCAAGGAGCGTGCGCTGCTGCCCGGAGACATGGGCTGCCGCCTGCTGCCCGGGAGCCAGCAGAAGTCCGTCACCGTGGTGACCATCCCTGCTGAACAGCAGCCTCTGCAAGGTGGGGCTCCCCAGGAGGCAGCGGAGGAGGAGCAGGACAGGCGGGGCGTGGTGAAAAGCTCCACCTGGTCGGGGGTGTGCACTGTCATCTTGGTGGCTTGCGTCCTGGTCTTCCTCCTCGGCATCGTGCTCCACAACATGTCTTGCATTTCTAAGCGCTTCACTGTGATATCCTGTGGCTGA